The Mesobacillus jeotgali genome window below encodes:
- the pilM gene encoding pilus assembly protein PilM → MAFSLFSGSNKVVNLVLNDHSVRYVELKQKNPPIPLHYGQRILPNGIIMDGKIQDIDTLMTILDECIDDWKIAKREIRFTVPDSLVIIRKISIPADVKEDEIHGYLYLELGTSIHLPFEDPVFDVITLGVEGQKQEILVFAAPEQYVNEYADLFKSLRLKPIAADISPLAIYRLYHQLDMHQAKEILLSVQFDLDVVSMCIFEEHIPVFMRHIPGDLKENWSVKFGEGGNHPEQQMVYVGELPELTYQFEEIYRDITKLMDFYRYSLTHGKKEVTRILLNGDHPMLERVHADMKELFEIPVDTLNVNMPGIEQESLPSCYNLALGLGLKEV, encoded by the coding sequence ATGGCGTTTTCCCTTTTTTCGGGCAGTAACAAGGTTGTCAATCTTGTTCTCAATGATCATTCAGTCCGCTATGTTGAATTAAAACAAAAGAATCCGCCCATTCCACTTCACTATGGACAGCGGATTTTGCCCAATGGAATTATTATGGATGGCAAGATCCAGGATATTGATACATTGATGACCATTCTGGATGAGTGTATTGATGACTGGAAGATTGCCAAAAGGGAAATCCGCTTTACCGTGCCCGATTCACTAGTCATTATCAGGAAGATTTCTATTCCGGCTGATGTTAAGGAAGATGAAATCCATGGTTATTTGTATTTGGAGTTAGGTACTTCGATTCACTTGCCTTTTGAGGACCCAGTGTTCGATGTCATCACTTTAGGTGTTGAAGGACAAAAGCAGGAGATCCTTGTCTTTGCTGCACCAGAACAATATGTAAATGAGTATGCAGATTTGTTCAAGAGCCTCAGGCTTAAGCCGATTGCTGCAGATATCTCACCTTTGGCGATTTATCGCCTTTATCACCAGCTTGATATGCATCAGGCAAAAGAGATATTGCTTTCCGTCCAATTTGACCTGGATGTTGTCAGCATGTGTATATTTGAGGAGCATATTCCCGTCTTCATGCGCCATATCCCAGGTGATTTGAAAGAAAATTGGAGCGTGAAGTTTGGAGAAGGTGGCAACCACCCTGAGCAACAAATGGTCTATGTTGGAGAACTACCGGAGTTGACTTATCAATTCGAGGAGATTTATCGGGATATAACTAAACTGATGGATTTTTACCGCTATTCCCTTACCCATGGCAAAAAAGAAGTAACCAGAATTCTGTTAAATGGGGATCATCCAATGCTCGAGCGTGTACATGCTGATATGAAAGAGCTGTTTGAAATTCCCGTCGATACTTTAAATGTCAACATGCCTGGCATTGAGCAGGAATCATTGCCGAGTTGCTACAATCTGGCTCTTGGTCTTGGATTGAAAGAGGTGTAA
- a CDS encoding prepilin peptidase — MTVFAMAYGLILGSFYNVVGLRVPEGKSIVAPRSSCPKCGHQLTAFELIPVLSYVFQKGKCRQCKVGISPVYPLFELLTGVLFAGAFFLIGWDFELVIALTLISLFMIITVSDLAYMIIPDKVLIVFAIIFAALRIYQPLTPWWDSLIGATAGFVLLLLIAFASKGGMGGGDIKLFALIGFAVGFKTMLLAFFFSTFFGAFFGIIGLITGMVKRKQAIPFGPFIAIGTLVAYFFGERIIDWYLNFLLTV; from the coding sequence ATTACAGTATTTGCAATGGCTTACGGCCTCATCCTAGGCTCCTTCTACAACGTAGTAGGCCTTCGAGTCCCAGAAGGAAAATCAATCGTAGCACCGCGCTCGTCTTGTCCGAAGTGTGGGCATCAGCTTACAGCGTTTGAGTTAATACCAGTTTTGTCATATGTCTTTCAAAAAGGGAAATGCCGCCAGTGCAAGGTCGGCATTTCTCCTGTTTATCCATTGTTTGAGCTTTTGACGGGTGTGCTTTTTGCGGGCGCATTTTTTTTAATAGGCTGGGACTTTGAGCTGGTCATAGCCCTTACACTTATTTCCTTGTTCATGATCATCACTGTTTCTGATCTTGCGTATATGATTATCCCTGATAAGGTACTGATTGTGTTTGCTATCATTTTTGCAGCGTTGCGAATCTATCAACCTCTTACTCCTTGGTGGGATTCTTTAATAGGTGCAACGGCGGGATTCGTTCTTCTCCTATTGATCGCCTTTGCCAGCAAGGGTGGCATGGGCGGCGGTGATATCAAGCTTTTTGCGCTGATTGGTTTTGCTGTCGGTTTTAAGACAATGCTGCTCGCTTTCTTTTTCTCCACCTTTTTTGGCGCTTTTTTTGGCATCATTGGACTGATCACGGGAATGGTCAAACGGAAACAGGCAATCCCTTTTGGCCCCTTTATTGCCATAGGCACACTTGTTGCTTATTTCTTTGGAGAACGAATTATTGATTGGTACTTAAATTTTTTACTAACTGTGTAA
- a CDS encoding type II secretion system protein encodes MLKAIKKKMKDQRGLTLVELLAVIVILGIIAAIAVPSIGNVIQKSKVDAVKADALNVLNAGKLYLAAVGEDNDGTISSTELAPYFENGKLTNVSITINANNKLGLNATGTAGKITITYTNSPIEVVNNDAKYTGTEAAPNTYAIGSTN; translated from the coding sequence ATGTTGAAGGCAATTAAGAAAAAAATGAAGGATCAGAGAGGTTTGACACTGGTTGAACTTCTTGCAGTTATTGTTATTTTGGGGATTATTGCAGCGATTGCTGTGCCGAGTATTGGGAACGTAATTCAAAAATCTAAAGTGGATGCTGTAAAGGCGGATGCTTTAAACGTATTAAATGCTGGTAAATTATATCTTGCAGCTGTAGGCGAAGATAACGATGGAACAATTTCTTCAACAGAGCTAGCACCTTACTTTGAGAATGGAAAGTTAACAAATGTTTCAATAACGATTAATGCGAATAACAAATTAGGTCTAAATGCTACTGGTACTGCAGGAAAGATTACTATTACTTATACGAATTCGCCTATTGAAGTTGTAAATAACGATGCTAAATATACTGGAACAGAGGCTGCACCGAATACTTATGCGATTGGGTCAACAAACTAA
- a CDS encoding type II secretion system F family protein produces the protein MARFKYSGRDRTKKRSGTITAGSKREALAKLRDEGIRTTEIFEVPETLLTKEINIGNPVKLQHLVIYLRQFATLLKAGVSVVESTNILARQTESKALRKALLDIEAELREGNQLSQASGKHDKIFSPMYINMVKAGEAGGNMDETLERLADHYEKQHITRQKVIAALTYPAVIGLIAIGVVIFLLVSVVPTFVDMFADFGGELPGITKFVLGASEFMQGYWWLILLFILAVVISFSFAKKNKKSKYYLDYAILRMPIFGKLMQKAVLARMTRTLSSLFTSSVPILQALSIVENVVENEVVSRVVRESRDALEIGQSMTGPMMNHWAFPPLVTQMISIGEETGSLDSMLGKVAEFYEKEVETSTDQLKSLIEPIMIVILAGLVGTIVTSIMIPMFDIFNHVN, from the coding sequence ATGGCACGGTTTAAATACTCCGGTCGGGACCGGACGAAGAAACGATCGGGTACAATAACAGCTGGTTCCAAACGTGAGGCACTGGCAAAGCTGCGTGATGAAGGGATCCGGACAACAGAAATATTCGAGGTCCCGGAAACTTTGCTGACTAAGGAAATCAATATTGGGAATCCGGTCAAACTTCAGCATCTTGTCATTTATCTTCGCCAGTTTGCCACCCTGTTGAAAGCTGGTGTATCCGTTGTTGAGTCTACAAATATTCTTGCCAGACAGACAGAAAGCAAGGCATTAAGGAAAGCGCTGCTCGATATTGAAGCGGAACTGAGGGAAGGAAACCAGTTATCCCAGGCTTCTGGCAAACATGACAAAATCTTTTCACCGATGTATATCAATATGGTGAAAGCGGGCGAGGCAGGCGGAAATATGGATGAGACACTCGAACGCCTAGCCGACCATTATGAAAAGCAGCATATCACTCGCCAAAAGGTCATAGCGGCATTAACATACCCTGCCGTCATCGGTCTGATTGCAATAGGTGTCGTCATTTTCCTTCTGGTATCAGTCGTTCCTACATTTGTCGACATGTTCGCTGATTTCGGGGGGGAATTGCCGGGAATCACTAAATTTGTGCTCGGTGCAAGTGAATTCATGCAAGGATACTGGTGGCTGATCCTTCTATTCATCCTGGCTGTCGTGATCTCGTTTAGCTTTGCTAAAAAAAACAAGAAATCAAAATACTATCTTGATTACGCTATTTTAAGAATGCCGATTTTTGGAAAACTGATGCAAAAAGCAGTGCTCGCCCGGATGACAAGGACATTAAGTTCTTTATTCACTAGTTCAGTACCCATTCTCCAGGCATTATCGATAGTGGAAAATGTTGTCGAGAATGAGGTAGTTTCAAGGGTAGTGCGCGAGTCGAGGGACGCACTTGAAATAGGACAATCAATGACAGGACCGATGATGAACCACTGGGCTTTCCCGCCTCTTGTCACCCAGATGATTTCAATCGGGGAAGAAACAGGCTCACTGGATTCTATGCTAGGAAAAGTGGCTGAGTTTTACGAAAAAGAAGTAGAAACAAGCACTGACCAGCTAAAATCACTAATCGAACCAATCATGATCGTCATACTCGCCGGACTCGTAGGCACAATCGTCACATCCATCATGATCCCAATGTTCGACATCTTTAATCATGTGAATTAA
- a CDS encoding type IV pilus twitching motility protein PilT, whose amino-acid sequence MKDKIDHLLSSGFEQKASDIHITVGIPPIMRINGDLKRFGSEVTVPEDTEGMAKAIIPEKLWDQFKSKGELDFSYGIPGVSRFRINAYHQRGCVSLAARVVPTRIPTLEELELPSILKKIAEKPQGLVLVTGPTGSGKSTTLAAMIQYINKNMSKHIVTLEDPIEYLHKHGNSIIDQREVGFDTNNFANGLRAALRQDPDVILVGEMRDLDTIQTAITAAETGHLVLGTLHTSSAPATINRIIDVFPSGQQAQIRIQLASVLVSVISQRLFPTVDKKSRRGATEILINNAAVANLIRNEKIHQIMSIMQTSRIYGMHTLEMSIKELLQQGIISREAAEPYLQEKLV is encoded by the coding sequence ATGAAAGATAAAATCGATCACTTGTTAAGTTCAGGCTTTGAACAAAAGGCTTCCGATATCCATATAACTGTCGGCATACCGCCGATCATGAGGATCAACGGTGACTTGAAAAGGTTTGGAAGCGAAGTAACTGTCCCAGAAGATACGGAAGGAATGGCAAAAGCAATCATTCCGGAGAAGTTATGGGATCAATTCAAGTCAAAAGGCGAACTCGATTTTTCCTATGGTATACCCGGAGTTTCAAGGTTCAGGATCAATGCTTATCACCAGCGAGGCTGTGTGTCACTCGCTGCGCGTGTTGTGCCGACGAGGATCCCTACACTTGAAGAGTTGGAATTGCCTTCTATCTTGAAAAAAATCGCCGAAAAGCCCCAGGGCCTGGTGCTTGTAACTGGTCCGACCGGAAGTGGCAAATCAACCACACTAGCGGCTATGATTCAGTATATTAATAAAAATATGAGCAAACATATCGTCACACTTGAGGATCCGATTGAATATCTCCACAAACACGGAAATAGTATTATCGACCAACGCGAGGTCGGATTTGATACAAATAATTTCGCAAATGGCCTGCGGGCAGCACTCCGTCAGGATCCTGATGTCATCCTTGTTGGTGAGATGCGTGACCTTGATACAATCCAGACAGCGATCACGGCAGCTGAAACAGGTCATCTTGTGCTAGGTACACTACATACCTCAAGCGCACCGGCAACGATCAACCGGATTATTGATGTATTTCCTTCTGGCCAGCAAGCGCAAATCCGCATCCAGTTGGCATCTGTCCTCGTTTCCGTCATTTCGCAACGGCTTTTTCCGACGGTCGATAAAAAGAGCCGCAGAGGGGCAACAGAAATACTAATCAACAATGCGGCGGTGGCGAATTTAATTCGCAATGAAAAAATCCACCAAATCATGAGTATCATGCAAACTTCCAGGATTTATGGCATGCATACGCTTGAAATGAGCATAAAAGAATTGCTTCAGCAAGGGATTATTTCAAGAGAGGCCGCTGAACCTTACTTACAGGAGAAGTTGGTGTAA
- a CDS encoding ATPase, T2SS/T4P/T4SS family, which yields MRQTRKRLGDLLVDTELITAEQLQEALNNKAEGQKLGDALLQQGLITEQQLIEVLEFQLGIPHISLYRYPFDTKLLTLVPKDLAKRNLVIPLKKEGDKLFVAMADPMDFITVDDLRLSTGFHVETAIATKDDILRAINKYYDSNEGFEDLLELNAPMETIKEETLNEADSPIIRLVNQLLSNASASKASDIHIDPQETKVIIRYRVDGILRVERVLPKHMQNVLIARIKIMANLDITENRIPQDGRMKVNIDFHPIDLRVSTMPTVFGEKVVMRILDMGSSLNDVEKLGFNQHNLERFKDMISRPNGIVLITGPTGSGKSSTLYAALNKLNSEEVNIITIEDPVEYQLEGINQIQVNTNVGMTFAAGLRSILRQDPDIIMVGEIRDKETVEVSVRASLTGHLVLSTIHTNDALSSITRMIDMGVEPFLVASSLTGIVAQRLVRKVCRDCAEVHEPTKREIDIFSKRGIQIDRVWRGSGCSSCNMTGYRGRIAIHEVLQINGELRKAIMNEEPINILREIAVNNETIFLIDDGLLKVKQGLTTTEEVLRVAITE from the coding sequence ATGAGACAAACACGTAAGCGGCTGGGGGACCTGTTGGTTGATACAGAGCTGATCACAGCTGAACAACTGCAGGAAGCCTTGAATAATAAAGCTGAAGGCCAAAAACTCGGCGATGCTTTACTTCAACAAGGTTTGATTACAGAGCAGCAGCTAATCGAGGTACTGGAATTCCAGCTAGGCATTCCTCATATCAGCTTGTATCGTTATCCTTTCGATACTAAGTTACTCACCTTGGTCCCAAAGGACTTGGCGAAAAGGAATTTAGTCATTCCTTTGAAAAAAGAAGGAGATAAACTGTTTGTCGCCATGGCTGATCCCATGGATTTCATTACAGTTGACGATTTAAGGCTCTCAACAGGTTTTCATGTTGAAACAGCTATAGCTACCAAGGATGATATCCTCAGGGCAATCAATAAATATTACGATAGCAATGAAGGCTTTGAAGATTTGTTGGAGTTGAATGCTCCGATGGAAACAATCAAAGAAGAAACACTTAATGAAGCAGATTCTCCGATCATCAGGCTGGTGAACCAGCTGCTTTCGAATGCTTCTGCCAGCAAGGCAAGCGATATCCACATTGATCCTCAGGAAACAAAGGTAATTATACGATATCGGGTGGATGGTATCCTCAGGGTTGAACGAGTACTCCCCAAACATATGCAAAATGTTCTGATCGCAAGGATCAAAATTATGGCAAACCTTGATATTACAGAAAATCGTATTCCTCAGGACGGACGCATGAAGGTCAACATCGACTTCCATCCTATCGATTTGCGCGTGTCTACCATGCCAACGGTTTTCGGGGAAAAGGTTGTCATGCGTATTCTGGATATGGGCAGCTCATTGAATGATGTTGAAAAGCTTGGTTTTAACCAACACAATCTGGAACGCTTTAAGGATATGATCAGCAGGCCGAATGGAATTGTTCTAATCACTGGTCCTACTGGTTCAGGTAAGTCTTCGACACTGTATGCTGCCCTCAACAAGCTGAACAGTGAAGAAGTGAATATCATTACAATTGAGGACCCGGTTGAATATCAATTGGAAGGAATCAACCAAATACAGGTCAACACGAATGTTGGCATGACTTTCGCTGCAGGGCTGAGGTCAATCCTGCGCCAGGATCCTGACATCATAATGGTCGGGGAAATTCGTGATAAGGAAACTGTGGAGGTTTCAGTCAGAGCCTCTTTGACCGGCCATCTAGTGTTAAGCACAATCCATACCAATGATGCGCTCAGCTCCATAACAAGAATGATCGATATGGGAGTGGAACCTTTCCTGGTAGCTTCTTCATTAACCGGCATCGTGGCACAGAGACTTGTCAGGAAAGTCTGCAGGGATTGTGCAGAGGTACATGAACCGACGAAACGGGAGATCGACATCTTTTCAAAAAGAGGCATTCAGATTGATAGAGTGTGGCGAGGAAGTGGCTGTTCTTCCTGTAATATGACCGGGTATAGGGGGCGTATTGCTATCCATGAAGTGCTGCAAATCAATGGAGAATTACGCAAGGCAATTATGAACGAGGAACCTATCAACATTCTAAGGGAGATAGCTGTCAACAATGAAACGATCTTTTTGATTGATGATGGTCTTTTGAAGGTCAAACAAGGCCTTACAACTACAGAAGAAGTTTTAAGAGTGGCAATCACAGAGTAA
- a CDS encoding VanW family protein, whose amino-acid sequence MKKQQIVKFSLILSVLSIFIFSFTYFGSDIFSARTSAKQAFSENTTIGNFDVSNKSQDEATTYIQTQVDSWLAEANIRLVYKGQNYPVNTDSFVFGVEDSISSATSGAPNELYVHWEGETINNLNLPSSIVPKLDTEKLTIEMQASAQKLIPEIAVKLEDFLPTEDPVIISTALVKLTSDAESENIEKLVEIEILPDSMFSLAGYANENGLANVSASTFSQIGSALYKALLQSDISIVERHLSSQLPKNIELGYETKVDFSENLDLKFYNPNGTSYKVEWNLHGQELEAVVTGALPMYEYKITATDKQEFKPRIIKQYSPLLKQGQKSVQTEGKAGLMIKINREIYGENGELLKTEFISEDFYPPSHRVEVLPLAPAVIQTVPDSTTGSDNVTVPGVDQNDSNPGQPSGTNPTVPSNDGEQQQPVDKRANDEQDTDDGGLWGKPNEQPK is encoded by the coding sequence GTGAAAAAACAGCAAATAGTAAAGTTTTCACTGATCCTTTCTGTTCTTTCCATCTTTATATTCAGCTTTACATATTTTGGCTCGGACATATTCAGCGCACGGACGTCAGCGAAGCAAGCATTCTCTGAAAATACGACAATAGGAAATTTCGATGTTTCAAACAAGTCACAAGACGAGGCAACGACTTACATTCAAACACAAGTAGATAGTTGGTTGGCTGAGGCCAATATAAGGCTTGTTTATAAAGGCCAAAACTATCCTGTGAATACGGACAGTTTTGTTTTTGGGGTTGAGGATTCAATTTCATCAGCCACCAGTGGAGCACCTAATGAACTATACGTTCATTGGGAAGGAGAAACAATAAATAATCTGAACTTACCTTCTTCAATTGTTCCCAAACTTGATACTGAAAAACTTACTATTGAAATGCAAGCTTCTGCACAAAAACTGATTCCAGAAATTGCAGTCAAGCTTGAGGACTTTCTTCCTACTGAAGATCCAGTCATAATCTCGACCGCCTTAGTGAAACTCACTTCTGATGCTGAATCAGAAAACATTGAAAAACTAGTTGAAATTGAGATATTGCCAGATTCAATGTTTTCGCTTGCTGGGTATGCAAATGAAAACGGCCTGGCAAATGTTTCGGCTTCAACCTTCAGTCAAATCGGTTCTGCCTTATATAAGGCACTCCTGCAATCTGACATTTCAATCGTCGAAAGGCACTTAAGCAGCCAGCTGCCAAAAAATATTGAGCTTGGTTATGAAACTAAAGTGGATTTTTCCGAAAATCTTGATTTGAAATTTTATAACCCAAACGGTACGTCTTATAAGGTAGAGTGGAATCTACATGGGCAGGAACTGGAGGCGGTGGTGACAGGGGCACTACCAATGTATGAATACAAGATAACTGCCACAGATAAACAGGAATTTAAACCAAGGATTATCAAGCAATATTCTCCTCTTTTGAAGCAAGGACAAAAGTCTGTCCAGACAGAAGGCAAAGCGGGCTTGATGATAAAAATTAACAGGGAGATCTACGGGGAAAACGGAGAGCTTTTAAAAACGGAATTCATATCTGAGGATTTTTATCCGCCTAGCCACCGAGTAGAAGTGCTTCCTTTAGCACCAGCAGTTATTCAAACTGTTCCAGATTCAACAACAGGATCGGATAATGTTACGGTTCCTGGAGTTGATCAAAACGACAGTAATCCGGGACAACCAAGCGGAACAAATCCAACTGTGCCATCCAACGACGGTGAACAACAGCAGCCAGTTGACAAACGAGCTAATGATGAACAAGACACCGATGATGGCGGTCTTTGGGGTAAACCGAATGAACAGCCAAAATAA
- a CDS encoding prepilin-type N-terminal cleavage/methylation domain-containing protein: MGNKLDNQNGLTLLEVLLSIVILSIVLTSFASFFSQSAMFVKKNEEKLSTSQTSQKIVNLIELNITKSKLQTISDCADLKCTLNEDDLEFLSGQTINSTYSISAIFTPGEENLILAKVAIIDSDDPESSSETFTYIRR, encoded by the coding sequence TTGGGTAATAAGTTGGATAACCAAAATGGATTGACTTTACTGGAAGTATTACTGTCAATTGTAATTCTTTCCATAGTACTAACATCCTTTGCAAGCTTTTTCAGCCAATCAGCAATGTTTGTAAAGAAAAATGAAGAAAAACTCAGTACTTCTCAGACCAGCCAGAAGATTGTAAATCTAATAGAACTCAACATTACAAAAAGCAAATTACAAACGATTTCAGATTGTGCTGATTTAAAATGCACATTAAATGAGGACGACCTAGAATTTCTTTCCGGTCAAACCATTAATAGTACATATTCTATATCGGCAATTTTCACCCCTGGTGAAGAGAACTTAATTCTAGCCAAGGTAGCAATTATTGACAGTGATGATCCTGAAAGTTCTTCGGAAACATTCACATATATAAGAAGGTGA
- a CDS encoding type II secretion system protein has product MNNQRGMSLVELLAVIAILFIISGIIYGVFFTFNNNYDRISHKSSMDQSANLVLGTIKQYHQTNDSYWIKYDQSGKKAYIGQETANHLLGDSLYEMEIKVGYPTTTAISNLKIDSQQPLSVQLTLTDQKGQKYEVETTVKRY; this is encoded by the coding sequence ATGAACAACCAAAGAGGAATGTCACTAGTCGAGCTTCTTGCAGTAATTGCCATACTTTTTATCATTTCAGGAATTATCTATGGAGTCTTTTTTACTTTCAATAACAACTACGATCGCATTTCGCATAAAAGCAGCATGGACCAGTCTGCCAATCTAGTGCTGGGGACCATTAAACAGTATCACCAAACAAATGATTCTTATTGGATCAAATATGACCAATCAGGAAAGAAAGCTTACATTGGCCAAGAAACAGCTAACCATTTACTGGGGGATTCCCTATATGAGATGGAGATAAAAGTTGGTTACCCAACAACAACAGCCATTAGTAACTTAAAGATAGATTCACAGCAGCCGCTTTCAGTTCAATTAACCTTAACTGATCAAAAAGGGCAGAAATATGAAGTTGAAACGACAGTTAAAAGGTATTAA
- a CDS encoding folylpolyglutamate synthase/dihydrofolate synthase family protein yields MFETYEQAIEWIHARLRLGMKPGLSRMEWMLVRLEHPERRIKTIHVGGTNGKGSTVTFLRSILQEAGFRVGTFTSPYFEQFNERISINGQPISDEELVELTNVIKPLADELDHTELGGPTEFEVITAMSIYYFARMSPVDVVIYEVGLGGRFDSTNVIHPLLSIITSIGLDHTAILGDTYEQIAFEKAGIIKNGVSVITGVKQPEALDVIERKALEGKSPIYHLGNEFTAGSREPLERGEKFTFSSMFGQIEDLRTTMIGSYQVDNAACAVMASQILANYYSFMIENEHIREGLIQAYWPGRLEVLSEDPLVLIDGAHNEEGINALASEINSRFADKKISILFAALKDKKLDKMIATLEETADQLTFTTFDFPRAASAEDLMEVGRNDGNNNIAIDYQDFLSKKINELNKEEILIVTGSLYFLSEVKPFMMNVLKNK; encoded by the coding sequence ATGTTTGAAACATATGAGCAAGCAATTGAATGGATCCATGCAAGGCTACGTCTGGGAATGAAGCCGGGACTTTCGAGAATGGAATGGATGCTTGTAAGGCTGGAGCATCCTGAAAGAAGGATCAAAACCATCCATGTTGGCGGCACGAATGGAAAAGGATCGACAGTCACCTTCCTTCGCTCCATCCTGCAGGAAGCAGGATTCAGGGTCGGTACGTTTACTTCGCCCTATTTTGAACAATTCAATGAGCGAATCAGTATTAACGGCCAACCTATCAGTGATGAGGAATTGGTTGAACTGACGAATGTGATCAAACCCCTTGCAGATGAACTGGATCATACAGAGTTGGGCGGACCGACTGAATTTGAAGTGATCACCGCGATGTCGATCTATTATTTTGCCAGGATGTCTCCTGTTGATGTTGTAATTTATGAAGTTGGGCTTGGCGGGCGCTTCGATTCCACGAATGTCATTCATCCGTTGCTTTCAATCATCACCAGCATCGGCCTGGATCATACGGCAATCCTCGGTGATACATATGAACAAATAGCTTTTGAAAAAGCAGGTATCATCAAGAACGGTGTAAGCGTGATTACAGGAGTGAAACAGCCTGAAGCACTAGATGTTATCGAAAGAAAAGCTCTGGAAGGCAAGTCACCTATCTACCATCTAGGAAATGAATTCACAGCAGGTTCAAGAGAACCTTTGGAGCGGGGTGAAAAATTTACTTTTTCAAGCATGTTCGGCCAGATTGAGGACCTCAGAACCACCATGATCGGATCATATCAGGTGGACAATGCCGCCTGTGCTGTAATGGCCAGCCAGATCCTTGCAAACTATTATTCATTTATGATCGAGAATGAGCATATCAGGGAAGGGCTGATTCAAGCCTATTGGCCTGGAAGGCTTGAAGTTTTAAGTGAGGATCCTTTAGTCCTGATCGATGGTGCTCATAATGAAGAGGGAATAAATGCGCTGGCAAGTGAAATTAATTCTCGATTTGCCGATAAAAAGATTAGTATCTTATTTGCGGCTCTTAAAGATAAGAAGTTGGACAAGATGATTGCCACTCTCGAAGAAACTGCCGACCAGCTGACTTTCACCACCTTCGACTTTCCTCGTGCAGCTTCTGCGGAAGATTTAATGGAAGTTGGAAGAAATGATGGAAATAACAATATCGCAATAGATTATCAAGACTTTCTATCTAAGAAAATAAATGAATTGAATAAAGAAGAAATACTGATTGTCACAGGCTCTCTTTACTTTTTATCAGAGGTAAAGCCTTTCATGATGAATGTGTTGAAAAATAAATAA